The following is a genomic window from Fervidobacterium sp..
TCTATGTTGAAAAATAAAAAGATCAGATTTTGAATGGTATTGGATAAAAAAGAGGTTTTAAGCCATCGTCTACTAATCCGAAAGAACAGAAAAGTAAAATCATTTCTTCTGAACCATAAAGTTCAAAATAATTTTCCCGTACTGTTTTTCTTGGGATGAACCAAAGACTACCACTTACTTTGATGCCAAACAAAACTTTAAACAGCTTGTTAAGGTATGACTTGTAAACGATACATTGGTTAATGTCTTGTAGCTTTTCCCAAAAATCTGTACTCAGTTCATTTGACATACAAGGAATTGCCTTACAAAACCTTTGTGGTTGAATTGTTTTAATACTTATCTTCTTTCCTCTCAGTATACCGTATCTCATTTCATACCCTTGTTTTAAAAAAGACCTGAACACTTCTGGTAAGTATTGACTACCTGCTATATTTAAATACATTTTGGCTTTCGGAGCATAAAATCCATCACTTAGTTCCACTCGATTCTTCGATAAAATATTACTTGCAGAAAAAAATTGGATTTTTTTTTCCAAATCGGCAAATATTTTTTCCTCAATATCTAAATCATAGTAAATGTCATCCTTTTCAAATATGATCTCTACTCTTAGGAAATTTAGTATACTGTTTCCCTCCTTTGCTGTAAGAAGCTTATCTTAACCCAACCTAGCTGTTCAAAATCACCATTTTCTTTGATTATAACTTTCCTTGTCTTTGGAAATTCATAGTTGTATACCTTACCTCTCATGAAATTTCTCAATAAATCTACAACTTCCTTTGGATTTTTAATTATACTCTTGCTTAAAAATCCCGTACTTGAACCTAATCGAATTAAGATTTCCCCATCGCCTAATTGGTTATTTTTCTTTTCAATATCTAAAAGGAACTTTAAATATTTACTACCTCCGGAAACCTTAGAAAATATCTGTTTTTCTTTTTCAATATATTCTTTGACATTGTTTTTTATCTTTTTAATTATGTTCATCAATAAATCTCCATTAAATAGTTGAAATAAGGCACTCTTTGATTTAATCCAGGAAAATTCATCGTAGTCTTGGGAAAAACTTGACAAACGGTTTAGATATTCATTAGATAATAAGCTAAAAGTTCCCTCTAGCGTAACCCCGGGTGGAAGAACTTCGTAAAAAATGTCAAGAGCTTCTTCCGGAGAGTTACTGTAGTCTCCCCTCTTATATTTGTAGTCTCCCTTCTTATATTTGTAGTCTTCCTTCTTATATTTTAGCTGTTGTTCTTCATTTATAGCCATTATCTTTACACTTGCTACATGCAGATTATCTGGGCTTACAGGGTTTGTATCACTAAACCTTATAAATCTACCAAAGCTATGTTTTGGATCACCAAGAATTTTTCGAAAAAGCTTCTCTGTTTCCAACTTAAATTTTTTAGATTTGGTTTCATCTTTGTCACTTGCAATTTGTCGCATTATATCTCTTACCTGTTCAAACAAGCTGTTAGTTGAAATGAGCTCTTTCATTACAACCCCTTTGATTGAGCTTCCTGGTATAAAAGGATACCCAGCTGTTTTGACAAACTCTATAATATTTCTGAGTCTATGCAATTCCTTGATATTGTAATTCTTAAGCGAATATTTTGAGTACTTAGCAACCCTTAATTTTTTATTTTCTAGAAGTCTCTGAATAGCAAATGTTGCATTATCATCGTTAAGAAGCAAATCGTTGATTTTATTAATTATATCGATATTTTCTTCTGCAATTTTCTGTATGTTCAGTACATAAACTCCTCGGTTGGTTGATGCAAGTTCGAAGTTCATTATTTTCTGCCCGGTTCCTATATTAACAGGTGTTAAAACTTCTACCTTATAAGAGTAGTTATTCATAATAAACTTGCTTTTTTTATCATACATGTACCCCACCTTCTTTCGGCTACATTTCAAAACGTATTAAGTAAGCCCGATAATTTTTATACATTTTATGAACTTTATTAAACACGGATTGTACTATTTCACCTTTAACTAAACTTTTAAAAACACTTCCTTCAGTAAAAACATTGTACATCTGGTATCTTATTTCTGTTGAAGAATCTTGGTATGGACTGTAAGCATAACCTCCTCTTCTTGCAATTCTATAACCGTTTGGCTCTAAGCACTTTACTTCATCTGTTGATGGTTTAAAAACAGACAATAACAGAAAGAAATTGCCGAAATAATCTTGGTTGTCTTCAAAAAATTCTGCCATGAACTGTCCATAACCATATGTTTTTTCTCCACCTATTCCTTCGTCACCTAAAACATTAACAACTGTTTTGAGCTTTTTTTCGTATTCTTCGTTAACTTCTAAGAAAAACCAATAGGCAACATTTTTTTCCAGTTCCACATCTGCAGAGTAATATATATTTGCAGAATTTGTTATCCTGTCTATTGATACTCTAGGCTTTTCAACTATTTTTATACTTTTACTTAGTATACGATTCTTTTCTTCTACTTGCTCTTTGGTTAAAGAGTTTTTACTGATAAGCATTTCTATATCCACAAATTGAACTTTTTTTTCATTTTTTGGATCATCAAACCCAAGTTTATAACTTATTGGTTTTGGAACAAAATAAGTATCTCCAATCACAGGAAATGCAGACGAGCATAGAAAAACCCCTTCTTGAATTATTCTATTAACAAATTCCTCAGTTTCTCTTAATCCATAAATCAACGAATATGTGTTAACAATCGCAGAGAACAGTGTATCAGAATGAATTATTCTGTCCGGAGCGGTTAATTGTTTATTTCTTGTACCAACGTAAAATGGACTTGTAAAGTTCAATTTCACTCTGTAACGAGGCATTTCAATCATCCCTTTTTATTTTTCAAAAATTAATTTTGTTCTTAACCGTTTTTTGGTCCAAAGTCATCATTTACCTTATCTAAAGCTTTGAGAATACATTCGTAATTCTTAGTCACAGGTTCCGACTCATTTGCATATACTTTATTATCTTTGTAAGTAATTCTTATATTCCTAAATTTTATTTTTCCATAACCACGCGATCCTTGACCACCAAGATAATCGTCTTCTAAGAGTTGCATAGCTATCAACAATTCTTTTAGATATTTAATTTGATCATCGCAACTATTTGAGCCGTTGGGATCATCATATGCTATCTCATATCTGTTAACAACCATACTAACTTTGAAAACGGCACCGGCTGGTACTCTTTCTGTTTGTCTTGGATTTGCTTCACAAGTTATCCTGTCAAGGTTATTTTCAAACTTTATTTCAGTATAATCATCTCCCATATTCTTTTTCATTTCTTCAGTTATACTTTCCTCAACAAGAAATGCATCTCTGACAATGAGTCGTGTTGGACTTATATTTTTAAATTCTTTATTATTTTCGTTCACTGTCTTATGCTTTCCATGATTTCTACCAAAAAGTCCACACACGGGGCAATCTGGTTCATCGCACATATGAATTCGAATACTTGTCGCCCCACTTTTTGTTAATATCATTAGATTAGGCTTTAATTTTTCGTGATAAAATTCCATCAAAGCCCTCATTTTTCCTTTGAGGGAAGAACCTGGAATATATGGCACACCATTAGCATCTTTTATGACTGGATTGTCAACATCCCCTATCTTCATGGTATCTTTTGAGGAACCAATGTGAAGACCTGTTTTGGCTTCTATTTCTGCTTCTACAATGTATTTACCTAATAATTTAATTTCCTTGATCGGCATTGCAATCCCCCCATATTATTTCCTGTTTTTCTCTTCGTTTTGTAATGATTCTTTCTCGTAGAATTTAGTATACGCCACAAGTGCCTCAAAAAAGTCCTTAAACCTTCCAAGCTTTTCTTCTCCATTGTTAACTGTTTCATTTAACAGTTTTATAAAAAATTCTATAAAATCCCTTGGATAATTGCTTCTTTTAGCGTTGTACAAAAAATTCACCAATATCATGTTTAGTTTGTATTTGTAATTTTCTTTGCCATTAAGCTTTGATATGTCATTAAATACTTTTCTTATTTGAGTCATTGTTAATTTATCTTTCACCTTCTTAGCATATTTCTCAGCGACCTTTATCATTTTACTACCGTCTGGATCACTACCATTAATATCTAATATATTTTTAACATCTTCTTCCACTTCTTCCAAAGTTGATTGATTGATTTTTCCTTGATTTGCTTGTCCAAGCATCCCCGTTACCTCCCTTCAGTGTCAGGTTTTCTTGTCTTAAAGTCGACCCACCTCGCACACCCAAAAATATGGTTGTAAATTTTATTATCGGTTTTTAAAAGAACTTTATCGAATAGTCTATCTACGCCTTCAGAAACACCACTTAAATGCTTATACGAACTTTTGAATCTGGAGAGTTTGTAAACTAATCTCCATGACCTAACAAGCTCACCCTCCTTTTGAGCATTTTTCATTAATCTTGACGCTTCGTACATATAATTTAGTACAATTCTTGTTTTTGAACGTTCAACTATGCAACTTAATATGCTTGCAATTTCTTCAAACGTTTCCCAATCTTCCCAACCTATGGTTTCTTCCATAAATCTTATCGCATCTTTTACTTTTTTGCCCTTCTCACTCTCTCTCATATATTCCTTTGCTTGTTCCAAATCTTCTCCAACTGCTTTTGCGACTCTGTATATTGGAAACTTTACATCCTTAGCTATAGCTATAGCCATGCTAACTGTTATGTTATTGTTATAGCATACAAACTTTTCGAAGTCCGCTCTCAACCTTTTTGCTAAGTTTGGCAATGTACTCCAAGGACCGATAATTAGAAAATCATCACCTCCAGAATAAATTACCGAGCAATTTTGGAACTCTCTTGAAACAAGTTTCTCAAGGTAATATCCGAAGAACAGCTTAAAATCTTCTGAAAGAGCGCTAACTCTTGCTAAGGACTTTTCTGTTCCTAAACCTTCCCTGAAAATTTTCCCTAAGTTATCTACATCCCCCCTTAATATTCCCCACCTGCATAACCCTTCTGAGGCTTGAGCCATTTCATCAAGTTCTAATAATTTACCGTCTTCTGATTTACCCATGTATGTGGCAGGTGTTACATAATACATACATTCATCAAAATTGAGAGATTCGTTTTTTGTGATTAGATATGCCTTCTTGTTTGCTATGTTTGTAAAATTCAACTGGTAGCCAAACCTCTTAAAAACATCATATACCGTTTTAATAGGATCATTAATTCTTCTTTGAAGATTTTCAACTATTAAATATTTGTTCTTCGAAAGTGCAACTCCAAGTTCAGCAAAAGATTCACAAAATTCACATTGATCTTCTTTCATTTCTCTGTAACAATAGGGGCAACTATCAGCTTCTACACGAATTGGTGTGTAAAAATCTTGTAATTTTATTAAGCTTTCAAACTTTCTGTTCTTTGCTTCTTCGCTAAGTTCACCTAAAGTTTGCAAAATTTTTGAAAATTCTGTCATCTCGCTCAAAGAAACTGGTAGACTCGTAAGTATCACCGACAATTCCGTACCATGAGCTTCGTAAATTATTTCATCTAATTCTTTCTGATAATCCTTGATTTTGTCAATGCTCTTAGCTGGAAGTAGTACATAGAAATGACCTCCGCCGCTCATAATCAAGTTCGATATTGGAAGTCCTTCAGATCGCAATATCCATTTTCCAATAAGGTAAATGATTAAATCTAAATAAAATGAGCGTCCCTTAAGCTTTTTTAGTGCATGTTCATAAGGTACATTATAAATGAAGTCCTGAATCCCCGATAAATCACCTTTTACTATTCCTAATACTTTCCCGTTGATGTTTTTGCTGA
Proteins encoded in this region:
- the csm4 gene encoding type III-A CRISPR-associated RAMP protein Csm4, translated to MPRYRVKLNFTSPFYVGTRNKQLTAPDRIIHSDTLFSAIVNTYSLIYGLRETEEFVNRIIQEGVFLCSSAFPVIGDTYFVPKPISYKLGFDDPKNEKKVQFVDIEMLISKNSLTKEQVEEKNRILSKSIKIVEKPRVSIDRITNSANIYYSADVELEKNVAYWFFLEVNEEYEKKLKTVVNVLGDEGIGGEKTYGYGQFMAEFFEDNQDYFGNFFLLLSVFKPSTDEVKCLEPNGYRIARRGGYAYSPYQDSSTEIRYQMYNVFTEGSVFKSLVKGEIVQSVFNKVHKMYKNYRAYLIRFEM
- the cas10 gene encoding type III-A CRISPR-associated protein Cas10/Csm1, with the translated sequence MFRLTDVYIAALLHDIGKFYQRAYPEKKNEIMHRQRGIIQYLNLKGVPHQIWSSDFVESISFLRQRKHVLNGIIYHHKPYEDSKIGLLVSLADRVSASEREDYSPQENEQNVTTKRLEAIMSHVTFEKKKSESWYKTIQRQSFFDEEFFPTKEQIDNAEEIKRYKVLWDAFYESFSKETIRDENNVDEYDRIYYILKEYTSNIPSAFYYSHPDISLFSHLSSTAAIANALYLQFEENIKAEDFKFLDELEADLVSKNINGKVLGIVKGDLSGIQDFIYNVPYEHALKKLKGRSFYLDLIIYLIGKWILRSEGLPISNLIMSGGGHFYVLLPAKSIDKIKDYQKELDEIIYEAHGTELSVILTSLPVSLSEMTEFSKILQTLGELSEEAKNRKFESLIKLQDFYTPIRVEADSCPYCYREMKEDQCEFCESFAELGVALSKNKYLIVENLQRRINDPIKTVYDVFKRFGYQLNFTNIANKKAYLITKNESLNFDECMYYVTPATYMGKSEDGKLLELDEMAQASEGLCRWGILRGDVDNLGKIFREGLGTEKSLARVSALSEDFKLFFGYYLEKLVSREFQNCSVIYSGGDDFLIIGPWSTLPNLAKRLRADFEKFVCYNNNITVSMAIAIAKDVKFPIYRVAKAVGEDLEQAKEYMRESEKGKKVKDAIRFMEETIGWEDWETFEEIASILSCIVERSKTRIVLNYMYEASRLMKNAQKEGELVRSWRLVYKLSRFKSSYKHLSGVSEGVDRLFDKVLLKTDNKIYNHIFGCARWVDFKTRKPDTEGR
- the csm5 gene encoding type III-A CRISPR-associated RAMP protein Csm5, which encodes MYDKKSKFIMNNYSYKVEVLTPVNIGTGQKIMNFELASTNRGVYVLNIQKIAEENIDIINKINDLLLNDDNATFAIQRLLENKKLRVAKYSKYSLKNYNIKELHRLRNIIEFVKTAGYPFIPGSSIKGVVMKELISTNSLFEQVRDIMRQIASDKDETKSKKFKLETEKLFRKILGDPKHSFGRFIRFSDTNPVSPDNLHVASVKIMAINEEQQLKYKKEDYKYKKGDYKYKRGDYSNSPEEALDIFYEVLPPGVTLEGTFSLLSNEYLNRLSSFSQDYDEFSWIKSKSALFQLFNGDLLMNIIKKIKNNVKEYIEKEKQIFSKVSGGSKYLKFLLDIEKKNNQLGDGEILIRLGSSTGFLSKSIIKNPKEVVDLLRNFMRGKVYNYEFPKTRKVIIKENGDFEQLGWVKISFLQQRRETVY
- the csm2 gene encoding type III-A CRISPR-associated protein Csm2, with amino-acid sequence MLGQANQGKINQSTLEEVEEDVKNILDINGSDPDGSKMIKVAEKYAKKVKDKLTMTQIRKVFNDISKLNGKENYKYKLNMILVNFLYNAKRSNYPRDFIEFFIKLLNETVNNGEEKLGRFKDFFEALVAYTKFYEKESLQNEEKNRK
- the csm3 gene encoding type III-A CRISPR-associated RAMP protein Csm3, encoding MPIKEIKLLGKYIVEAEIEAKTGLHIGSSKDTMKIGDVDNPVIKDANGVPYIPGSSLKGKMRALMEFYHEKLKPNLMILTKSGATSIRIHMCDEPDCPVCGLFGRNHGKHKTVNENNKEFKNISPTRLIVRDAFLVEESITEEMKKNMGDDYTEIKFENNLDRITCEANPRQTERVPAGAVFKVSMVVNRYEIAYDDPNGSNSCDDQIKYLKELLIAMQLLEDDYLGGQGSRGYGKIKFRNIRITYKDNKVYANESEPVTKNYECILKALDKVNDDFGPKNG